The proteins below come from a single Flavobacterium lindanitolerans genomic window:
- a CDS encoding deoxynucleoside kinase, translated as MHIAVAGNIGAGKTTLTKLLAKHFKWEPHFEDVVDNPYLDDFYHQMERWSFNLQIYFLNSRFRQVLQIRESGKNIIQDRTIYEDAHIFAPNLHAMGLMTNRDFNNYKSLFELMESLVEGPDLLIYLRSSIPNLVNQIHKRGREYENSISIDYLSRLNERYEAWIQSYTNGKLLIIDVDNINFVDNPEDLGGIINRINAEINGLF; from the coding sequence ATGCACATAGCAGTAGCAGGAAATATTGGAGCCGGAAAAACAACACTGACAAAATTGTTAGCAAAACATTTTAAATGGGAACCGCACTTTGAAGACGTAGTAGACAATCCTTATCTTGATGATTTTTACCACCAGATGGAACGTTGGTCGTTTAACCTTCAGATTTATTTCCTGAACAGCCGTTTCAGACAGGTACTTCAGATACGCGAAAGCGGAAAAAACATTATTCAGGACAGAACGATTTATGAAGATGCCCATATTTTCGCTCCCAACCTGCATGCGATGGGATTGATGACCAATCGTGATTTCAACAACTACAAATCGCTTTTCGAATTAATGGAATCGTTGGTAGAAGGTCCGGATTTGCTAATCTATCTGAGAAGCTCTATCCCGAATCTGGTGAACCAAATCCATAAGCGGGGAAGAGAATATGAAAACTCTATTTCTATTGATTACCTTAGCCGGTTAAATGAAAGGTATGAAGCCTGGATTCAAAGCTATACCAACGGAAAACTACTGATTATAGATGTTGACAATATCAATTTTGTAGACAATCCGGAAGATCTGGGAGGTATCATTAACCGAATCAATGCAGAAATCAACGGATTATTTTAA
- a CDS encoding sodium-translocating pyrophosphatase, translated as MESIMIYVPAILAVVGLLFMAIKRSWVLKQDPGDGKMKEISEYIYEGALAFLKAEYKLLTFFVIGASIALAAITFLPGATTHLSIVIAFIFGAVFSALAGNMGMKIATKTNVRTTQAARTSLPQALKISFGGGTVMGLGVAGLAVLGLTAFFIFFFHFFMNGQWVEGIYDGETRTANELMTVLLETLAGFSLGAESIALFARVGGGIYTKAADVGADLVGKVEAGIPEDDPRNPATIADNVGDNVGDVAGMGADLFGSYVATVLAAMVLGNYVIKDMGGSISDAFGGIGPILLPMAIAGVGIIISIIGTMLVKIKNNDAKEAQVQGALNVGNWVSIGLIAVACYFLVTWMLPETMKMKFYGEGYHEISSMRVFYATLVGLFVGAVISSVTEYYTGLGKKPILAIVQKSSTGAGTNIIAGLATGMVSTFPTVLLFASAIWASYAFAGFYGVALAASAMMATTAMQLAIDAFGPISDNAGGIAEMSELPKEVRQRTDILDSVGNTTAATGKGFAIASAALTSLALFAAYVTFTGIDGINIFKAPVLAMLFVGGMIPVVFSALAMNSVGKAAMDMVYEVRRQFREIPGIMEGTGKPEYAKCVDISTKAALREMMLPGILTIGFPILIVVIGKLVYADNNQLIAEMLGGYMAGVTVSGVLWAVFQNNAGGAWDNAKKSFEAGVMINGEMTYKGSDAHKAAVTGDTVGDPFKDTSGPSMNILIKLTCLIGLVIAPILGGHEAKPVIDQLEGVEIVLDETTPAPEVKQSTKEIRIESIKDADGKVKATVTTVTDSAEAVEVFEGTEAEVAAKLEAYKKK; from the coding sequence ATGGAGTCAATAATGATTTATGTGCCGGCGATACTTGCTGTAGTCGGACTTCTTTTTATGGCGATTAAAAGATCTTGGGTTTTAAAACAAGATCCTGGAGATGGAAAGATGAAAGAAATTTCAGAATACATCTACGAGGGAGCTTTAGCCTTTCTTAAAGCAGAATACAAATTATTAACTTTTTTCGTTATTGGCGCTAGTATCGCATTAGCAGCAATCACATTTTTACCGGGAGCTACCACACACTTATCCATAGTGATAGCTTTTATCTTCGGGGCAGTATTCTCTGCTTTGGCAGGTAATATGGGAATGAAGATTGCTACAAAAACAAATGTCAGGACGACTCAGGCAGCCCGTACAAGCCTGCCGCAAGCATTAAAAATATCTTTTGGAGGTGGAACGGTTATGGGACTTGGGGTTGCAGGTCTTGCCGTTTTAGGACTTACCGCCTTTTTCATTTTCTTTTTCCATTTCTTTATGAACGGACAATGGGTTGAGGGAATTTATGATGGAGAAACAAGGACCGCAAATGAATTAATGACCGTCTTGCTCGAAACATTGGCAGGATTTTCTCTGGGAGCAGAATCAATTGCCCTGTTTGCTCGTGTAGGCGGTGGAATCTACACAAAAGCTGCCGACGTTGGAGCGGATTTGGTAGGGAAGGTAGAAGCCGGAATTCCGGAAGATGACCCAAGAAACCCGGCCACAATTGCCGATAACGTAGGGGATAACGTAGGTGACGTTGCAGGTATGGGAGCCGACTTGTTCGGTTCGTATGTAGCAACCGTTTTGGCTGCAATGGTTTTAGGAAACTATGTAATCAAAGATATGGGCGGAAGCATTTCAGATGCATTCGGAGGAATAGGGCCTATTCTTTTACCAATGGCTATAGCCGGTGTGGGAATCATTATCTCAATCATCGGAACAATGCTGGTTAAGATTAAAAATAATGACGCTAAAGAAGCTCAGGTTCAAGGCGCGTTAAACGTTGGGAACTGGGTTTCTATCGGATTGATAGCAGTTGCCTGCTACTTTTTAGTGACATGGATGCTCCCGGAAACAATGAAAATGAAATTCTATGGTGAGGGTTATCATGAAATTTCTTCAATGAGGGTATTTTATGCGACTTTGGTAGGATTGTTTGTAGGAGCCGTAATTTCTTCGGTTACGGAATATTATACGGGATTAGGTAAGAAGCCGATTTTGGCTATCGTACAAAAATCAAGTACAGGAGCAGGAACCAATATTATTGCCGGTTTGGCAACAGGTATGGTTTCAACTTTCCCGACCGTATTGCTGTTTGCTTCTGCAATTTGGGCTTCCTATGCTTTTGCAGGATTCTACGGAGTTGCTTTGGCGGCTTCTGCTATGATGGCAACAACAGCAATGCAATTGGCGATTGATGCTTTCGGTCCTATTTCGGATAATGCCGGAGGAATTGCAGAAATGAGCGAATTGCCAAAAGAAGTGCGCCAGCGTACCGATATTCTGGATTCAGTAGGAAACACGACTGCAGCAACAGGAAAAGGTTTTGCCATTGCCTCTGCGGCTTTGACATCATTGGCCTTGTTTGCGGCTTATGTAACCTTTACAGGAATTGACGGAATCAACATTTTTAAGGCTCCGGTTCTGGCAATGCTTTTTGTTGGAGGTATGATTCCGGTGGTATTCTCTGCATTGGCAATGAACTCTGTTGGAAAAGCCGCAATGGATATGGTGTATGAAGTAAGAAGACAGTTCCGCGAAATTCCTGGAATTATGGAAGGAACAGGAAAACCGGAATATGCAAAATGTGTCGATATTTCTACAAAGGCTGCTTTAAGAGAAATGATGCTTCCCGGAATTCTTACGATTGGTTTCCCTATACTGATTGTTGTTATCGGAAAATTAGTTTATGCAGACAATAACCAACTGATTGCAGAAATGCTCGGTGGATATATGGCGGGAGTTACCGTTTCCGGTGTACTATGGGCAGTTTTCCAGAATAATGCAGGAGGTGCCTGGGATAATGCTAAAAAATCATTTGAAGCAGGCGTAATGATTAACGGAGAAATGACCTATAAAGGCTCTGATGCCCACAAAGCGGCGGTAACAGGTGATACGGTTGGAGACCCGTTTAAAGATACGTCCGGACCTTCAATGAACATTCTGATTAAACTTACCTGTCTGATTGGTTTGGTAATCGCTCCTATTTTGGGCGGCCATGAAGCAAAACCGGTAATTGACCAATTGGAAGGAGTTGAAATCGTTCTTGATGAAACAACACCTGCTCCTGAAGTAAAACAATCAACAAAAGAAATCAGGATTGAATCTATAAAAGATGCCGACGGAAAAGTAAAAGCTACCGTTACTACTGTAACAGATTCTGCTGAAGCTGTTGAGGTCTTTGAAGGAACTGAAGCAGAAGTTGCTGCAAAACTCGAAGCCTACAAAAAGAAATAA
- a CDS encoding inorganic diphosphatase gives MSAAKQKSFDVLIEIPKGSRNKYEYDFNLKKIRYDRMLFSSMMYPADYGFIPETLALDGDPLDVLVLVTEPTFPGCVMEVKPIGVFHMADEKGPDEKIICVPVSDPIWNKLNDLSDMNPHMLKEIEHFFQVYKDLEQKKVDVEGWGDVNEAKEIIEKCVDRFESLENRPEELFSIR, from the coding sequence ATGAGTGCAGCAAAGCAAAAATCTTTTGATGTATTGATCGAAATACCAAAAGGAAGCAGAAATAAATACGAATACGATTTCAACCTGAAAAAAATACGTTACGACAGAATGTTGTTTTCTTCGATGATGTATCCTGCAGATTACGGATTTATTCCGGAAACTTTGGCATTAGACGGTGATCCGCTTGACGTATTAGTATTGGTAACAGAGCCTACTTTCCCAGGCTGTGTAATGGAAGTAAAGCCAATCGGTGTTTTCCACATGGCAGATGAAAAAGGACCAGACGAGAAAATTATCTGTGTTCCGGTATCTGATCCAATCTGGAATAAATTGAATGACTTGAGCGATATGAACCCGCACATGTTGAAAGAAATCGAGCATTTCTTCCAGGTATATAAAGATTTGGAGCAGAAAAAAGTTGATGTAGAAGGATGGGGTGATGTAAATGAAGCAAAAGAAATCATCGAAAAATGTGTTGATCGTTTTGAATCTTTAGAAAACAGACCAGAAGAATTATTTAGCATTAGATAA
- a CDS encoding DUF5686 and carboxypeptidase-like regulatory domain-containing protein yields the protein MTKKIFVSLSFFFLCINFLTAQTKVSGIVYDEFKQPLPYANVVFKGTTEGIITNEEGKFYLESKSTQSAIVVTFVGMEPKEVPIEKAVTYNMEINLGAGKMLNEVVIYTGKTSKKNNPAIDILRKIWARKKKNGLRQFKQYQYDKYEKVEFDLNTIDSALMKSKLFKGMEFVFEQVDTSDVTGKSYLPIFINEALSQVYGDNTNGKLKEITKANKNSGFSNNQQLIAFIKDLYAEYDIYDNYLKFFDKDFVSPLSRTGINVYNYVLHDSTYIDNKWCYNIVFYPRRKNELTFKGDFWVNDTTFAIKKINLTASRGANINWVKEIYIEQEFEVLNDSVFLLTRDHMMSDFAFSKKDKSRGVYGKRTTLFRNHKFDIKKEDKFYKEDVNFYDPEIYTKSDDFWNENRFESLNKDEKGVYKMLDTLKTVKKFKRLYNLVSILGSGYIEMDNFDYGPIFSTFGYNDVEGIRVRTGGRTYFGPNDPWRIQAYTAYGFKDNQFKYGISGKILLDKKNRFIISGGNRRDIEQIGVSLTTSNDLLGRSFASSSLFASGDNSKLTSVNLTNFSAEVEPLKNLVFQAGMSYRTLKSASPNTFSLDYYKVMPDSQNPQGVIENEVNQYEFNASIDYMPGRRPIGYGVERTNVDSNFARLYLSFSQGIKGVFGSDFDYEKVQLYYRQPVLVGGFGRLFTTFEAGKIFGTVPLGLMGVVPGNQSFFIIDNTYNLMNYYEFMADEYVSLHFEHNFNGRLFARVPFLRKLNWREIIGIKGVYGTISDENRAINAQTAIPYRAPEDVYWEYHAGIGNIFKVLRIDFAWRGNYLDLPDANKFTVKASFGFYF from the coding sequence ATGACTAAGAAAATATTTGTAAGCCTAAGCTTTTTCTTTCTTTGTATAAACTTTCTGACCGCCCAAACCAAAGTAAGCGGTATTGTTTATGATGAGTTCAAGCAGCCGCTTCCTTATGCAAACGTAGTTTTCAAAGGAACCACAGAAGGAATTATTACCAACGAGGAAGGAAAATTCTATTTGGAATCCAAATCAACCCAAAGTGCCATAGTGGTAACTTTTGTTGGAATGGAACCGAAAGAAGTTCCAATCGAAAAAGCGGTTACCTACAATATGGAAATCAATCTGGGAGCCGGAAAAATGCTGAACGAGGTGGTTATTTATACCGGAAAGACTTCAAAAAAGAATAATCCGGCCATAGACATTTTAAGGAAAATATGGGCCCGCAAGAAAAAAAACGGACTGCGCCAATTCAAACAATACCAGTATGACAAATACGAAAAGGTTGAATTTGACCTGAATACTATTGACAGTGCCCTGATGAAAAGCAAGCTGTTCAAAGGGATGGAATTTGTTTTTGAACAGGTCGATACTTCAGATGTAACAGGAAAATCATACCTCCCTATTTTCATCAATGAAGCCCTGAGTCAGGTTTATGGCGACAACACCAACGGAAAGCTAAAAGAAATTACCAAAGCCAATAAAAACTCCGGATTTAGTAACAACCAGCAGTTAATCGCTTTCATAAAAGATTTGTATGCAGAATACGATATCTATGACAATTACCTGAAGTTTTTTGATAAAGATTTTGTGAGCCCGCTTTCAAGAACAGGAATTAATGTCTATAATTATGTGCTGCATGACAGTACTTATATCGATAATAAATGGTGCTACAATATTGTATTTTATCCCAGACGAAAAAACGAACTTACATTTAAAGGAGATTTCTGGGTAAACGATACGACATTTGCCATTAAGAAAATCAACCTTACGGCAAGCCGTGGTGCCAATATCAACTGGGTTAAGGAAATCTATATCGAACAGGAATTTGAAGTACTGAACGATTCGGTTTTTTTGCTGACAAGAGACCATATGATGTCTGATTTTGCCTTCTCTAAAAAAGATAAATCCAGGGGAGTATATGGAAAAAGAACAACACTTTTCCGAAACCATAAATTTGATATCAAAAAAGAAGACAAATTCTATAAAGAAGATGTCAATTTCTACGACCCGGAAATCTATACCAAATCGGATGATTTTTGGAACGAAAACCGCTTCGAAAGTCTGAACAAGGATGAAAAAGGGGTTTATAAGATGTTGGATACGCTCAAGACCGTCAAGAAATTCAAGCGGCTTTACAATCTCGTCTCCATATTGGGAAGTGGCTATATCGAAATGGATAATTTTGATTACGGACCTATATTCTCCACATTCGGATATAATGATGTAGAAGGAATTCGTGTCCGTACAGGAGGAAGGACCTATTTCGGACCAAATGACCCGTGGCGTATTCAGGCCTATACAGCTTATGGATTTAAAGACAACCAGTTCAAATATGGTATTTCGGGAAAGATTTTGCTGGATAAGAAAAACCGATTTATAATTTCGGGAGGAAACAGACGTGACATTGAACAGATAGGTGTTAGCCTTACAACCTCCAATGACCTTTTGGGAAGAAGTTTCGCCTCGTCTTCTTTATTTGCCAGTGGAGATAACAGCAAGCTGACTTCGGTGAATCTGACCAACTTTTCTGCCGAAGTAGAACCTTTAAAGAACCTTGTTTTTCAGGCAGGAATGTCATACAGAACTTTGAAATCGGCTTCGCCAAACACATTTAGTCTGGATTATTATAAAGTTATGCCCGATTCGCAAAATCCGCAGGGTGTAATAGAAAACGAAGTCAACCAATACGAATTTAATGCTTCAATTGATTATATGCCGGGCAGAAGACCAATTGGGTATGGTGTGGAACGCACCAATGTAGACTCGAATTTTGCCAGATTATACCTGAGTTTCAGCCAGGGAATAAAAGGAGTTTTTGGAAGTGACTTTGATTATGAAAAAGTACAGCTCTATTACAGACAGCCGGTATTGGTAGGAGGCTTTGGACGACTTTTTACTACGTTTGAAGCCGGTAAGATTTTTGGAACTGTTCCGCTTGGATTAATGGGAGTTGTGCCTGGAAACCAGTCATTCTTTATCATTGACAATACCTATAACCTCATGAACTATTATGAGTTTATGGCGGATGAATATGTTTCGCTCCATTTTGAGCATAATTTCAACGGAAGATTATTTGCAAGGGTTCCTTTCCTTCGCAAACTGAATTGGAGGGAAATTATTGGAATCAAAGGGGTGTATGGAACCATTTCTGACGAGAATAGGGCTATAAATGCTCAAACAGCTATACCTTACAGAGCACCGGAAGATGTGTATTGGGAATACCATGCTGGAATCGGGAACATTTTCAAGGTTTTGCGTATTGATTTTGCTTGGAGAGGAAACTATCTTGACCTTCCTGATGCCAATAAATTTACCGTAAAGGCGTCTTTTGGTTTCTATTTTTAA
- a CDS encoding pyruvate dehydrogenase complex E1 component subunit beta — protein MRTIQFREAICEAMSEEMRRDESIYLMGEEVAEYNGAYKASKGMLDEFGPKRVIDTPIAELGFAGIAVGSAMNGNRPIVEFMTFNFSLVGIDQIINNAAKMRQMSAGQFPMPMVFRGPTASAGQLAATHSQAFENWFANTPGLKVVVPSNPYDAKGLLKSAIRDNDPVIFMESEQMYGDKGEVPEGEYTIPLGVADIKREGTDVTIVSFGKIIKEAYAAAEELQKDGISCEIIDLRTVRPMDHDTILKSVKKTNRLVVLEEAWPFASVASEITYIVQERAFDYLDAPIQRITTADTPAPYSPTLLKEWLPNAEDVVKAVKKVMYR, from the coding sequence ATGAGAACAATCCAGTTTAGAGAAGCAATCTGCGAGGCGATGAGTGAAGAAATGCGTCGTGATGAATCTATATATTTAATGGGTGAAGAAGTGGCCGAATACAACGGTGCTTACAAGGCCTCAAAAGGAATGTTGGACGAGTTTGGACCAAAAAGAGTAATCGACACTCCGATTGCCGAGCTTGGTTTTGCGGGTATTGCGGTAGGTTCTGCAATGAACGGGAACCGTCCAATTGTAGAATTCATGACATTTAACTTTTCGTTGGTAGGGATTGACCAGATTATCAACAATGCCGCTAAAATGCGTCAGATGTCGGCTGGACAATTTCCAATGCCTATGGTTTTCAGAGGACCTACGGCTTCAGCCGGACAGTTGGCTGCAACACACTCACAGGCTTTTGAAAACTGGTTTGCCAATACTCCGGGATTGAAAGTAGTTGTTCCGTCAAATCCGTATGATGCTAAAGGATTGTTGAAATCGGCAATTCGTGATAATGACCCTGTGATTTTTATGGAGTCAGAGCAGATGTATGGCGATAAAGGCGAAGTTCCGGAAGGAGAATACACTATTCCATTGGGTGTTGCCGATATCAAAAGAGAAGGAACTGATGTAACAATCGTTTCTTTTGGAAAAATCATCAAAGAAGCATACGCTGCTGCGGAAGAATTACAGAAAGACGGAATTTCTTGTGAAATCATCGACTTAAGAACAGTGCGTCCAATGGACCACGATACGATTTTAAAATCGGTTAAGAAAACAAACAGATTGGTGGTATTGGAAGAAGCCTGGCCATTTGCAAGTGTGGCTTCTGAAATTACTTATATCGTTCAGGAAAGAGCTTTTGATTACCTTGATGCTCCAATCCAGAGAATTACGACTGCAGATACACCGGCTCCTTATTCTCCAACATTACTTAAAGAATGGTTGCCAAATGCGGAAGATGTTGTTAAAGCAGTAAAAAAAGTAATGTATAGATAG
- a CDS encoding MFS transporter, producing MDTSVNKPNSIYNVHFGLVCLSSLLFSASFNMLIPELPDYLSSMGGAEYKGLIVALFTLTAGISRPFSGRLTDTLGRVPVMAVGSIVCFVCGILYPVLTTVSGFLFLRLIHGFSTGFKPTATAAYVADIIPRERWGEALGIHGLCFSTGMAIGPAIGSTIKLHFSMNMLFYASSVFALLSIVILMNMKETLKHKHRFSLHVLKISRKDIIAKEVLPAAIVTFLSYMAYGVILTLIPDWSHHLGIANKGLFFMVFTVTSLLIRFGAGKASDKYGRLKPMGIGLAILIVSLGVIAFSQSVTGLLVGAALYGIATGIVSPALNAWTVDMSYPEHRGKAMATMYIALEAGIGLGALFAGWIYQDVIGKIPLIMYLSGGMTFLALVYVWVYVRKVKM from the coding sequence ATGGATACTTCTGTAAATAAGCCTAATTCCATATACAATGTTCATTTTGGATTAGTCTGCCTGAGTTCTCTGCTGTTTTCGGCAAGTTTTAATATGCTGATTCCGGAATTGCCGGACTATCTGAGCAGCATGGGTGGTGCGGAATACAAAGGACTTATTGTGGCACTTTTTACATTGACAGCAGGTATTTCGCGTCCGTTTAGCGGTAGGCTGACCGACACATTAGGAAGAGTTCCTGTAATGGCGGTAGGCTCCATAGTCTGTTTTGTTTGCGGTATTTTATATCCGGTTTTAACAACAGTTTCCGGCTTTTTGTTTTTACGTCTGATTCATGGTTTTTCTACGGGTTTTAAACCTACGGCAACGGCTGCTTATGTGGCGGATATTATTCCGAGGGAACGTTGGGGAGAAGCACTTGGAATTCACGGGTTGTGTTTCAGTACCGGTATGGCGATTGGTCCGGCTATTGGAAGTACAATTAAGCTGCATTTTTCAATGAATATGCTGTTTTATGCCTCTTCGGTATTTGCTTTGTTGTCTATTGTTATCCTGATGAACATGAAAGAAACATTGAAGCACAAACACCGATTCAGCCTGCATGTTTTGAAAATTTCAAGAAAAGATATCATAGCAAAAGAAGTACTCCCGGCAGCGATAGTAACTTTCCTTTCTTATATGGCGTATGGTGTGATTCTAACACTGATTCCGGATTGGAGCCATCATTTAGGAATTGCCAATAAAGGTCTGTTTTTTATGGTATTTACGGTTACTTCGCTACTGATTCGTTTTGGAGCCGGAAAAGCTTCGGATAAATACGGACGTTTAAAGCCAATGGGAATTGGCCTGGCCATTCTGATTGTTTCATTAGGGGTTATCGCTTTTTCACAGTCCGTAACAGGTTTGCTTGTTGGTGCCGCATTATACGGAATTGCAACGGGAATCGTTTCTCCGGCACTAAATGCCTGGACTGTCGATATGAGCTACCCCGAACATCGCGGTAAAGCCATGGCTACGATGTATATTGCCCTTGAAGCCGGTATTGGCCTAGGAGCTTTGTTTGCAGGATGGATTTATCAGGATGTAATTGGTAAAATTCCGCTTATTATGTATTTGAGTGGTGGAATGACGTTTTTGGCTTTGGTTTATGTTTGGGTTTATGTTAGGAAAGTGAAAATGTAG
- a CDS encoding electron transfer flavoprotein subunit beta/FixA family protein, producing MKILVCISHVPDTTSKINFTNGDSEFDTNGVQFVINPNDEFGLTRAIWFQEQQGANVTVVNVGGPETEATLRKALAIGANEAIRVNANPTDGFFVAKQLAEVIKNGGYDLVIAGKESLDYNGGMVPGMIAGLTNSNFVNSCIGLTVEGNNVKAVREIDGGKETVATTLPLIIGGQKGLVEEKDLRIPNMRGIMTARTKALTILEPVAADSNTKAVKFEKPAPKSAVKLISPDNLDELINLLHNEAKVI from the coding sequence ATGAAAATATTAGTTTGCATCAGTCACGTTCCTGATACTACTTCAAAAATCAACTTTACGAATGGCGATTCAGAATTTGACACAAACGGAGTACAATTTGTAATCAACCCAAACGATGAATTTGGTTTGACAAGAGCGATATGGTTCCAGGAACAACAAGGTGCTAATGTTACCGTAGTGAACGTTGGCGGACCAGAAACCGAAGCAACACTTAGAAAAGCATTGGCAATTGGGGCTAACGAAGCTATCCGTGTCAACGCAAATCCTACAGACGGTTTCTTCGTAGCAAAACAATTGGCAGAAGTAATTAAAAACGGAGGTTATGACCTGGTTATCGCCGGAAAAGAATCTTTGGATTACAATGGCGGAATGGTTCCGGGAATGATTGCCGGATTGACAAACTCCAATTTCGTAAACTCTTGTATTGGCTTAACAGTTGAAGGAAACAATGTAAAAGCAGTGCGTGAAATTGATGGCGGTAAAGAAACTGTAGCGACTACATTGCCATTGATTATTGGAGGTCAAAAAGGACTTGTTGAAGAAAAAGACCTTCGTATTCCTAACATGAGAGGAATCATGACGGCCAGAACAAAAGCTTTGACAATCCTTGAGCCGGTTGCAGCAGACTCTAACACAAAAGCGGTAAAGTTTGAAAAGCCAGCTCCAAAATCAGCGGTAAAATTAATCAGCCCTGATAACCTGGATGAACTTATCAACCTTTTACACAACGAAGCAAAAGTTATATAA
- a CDS encoding electron transfer flavoprotein subunit alpha/FixB family protein: MSILIYAESAEGKFKKVAFELASYGKKVAESLGTTVTAVTINAGDVSELSKYGVDKVLKVNDDKLSKFTAKAYADAIKQAAQKENTKVILLSSTTDSLYLAPLVAVSLNAGYASNVVGLPVSTSPFQVKRNAFSNKAFNITEINTEVKVLGLAKNSYGVFENAVSLTQEDFAPSISDADFGVKVENVEKVTGKVTIADAEVVVSGGRGLKGPENWGMLEDLAAVLGAATACSKPVSDLGWRPHSEHVGQTGKPVATNLYIAIGISGAIQHIAGINSSKVKVVINQDPDAPFFKVADYGVVGDAFEIVPKLTEKLKEFKANNS, translated from the coding sequence ATGTCAATATTAATATACGCAGAATCTGCAGAAGGAAAATTCAAGAAAGTAGCTTTCGAATTAGCTTCTTACGGTAAAAAAGTTGCAGAATCTTTAGGCACTACCGTTACAGCCGTAACCATTAACGCCGGTGACGTTTCCGAATTGTCAAAATACGGAGTCGATAAGGTACTGAAAGTAAACGACGATAAATTATCAAAATTCACAGCTAAGGCCTATGCTGACGCTATCAAACAGGCTGCCCAGAAAGAAAACACAAAAGTAATTTTGCTTTCTTCTACAACAGACAGCCTTTACCTGGCTCCTCTTGTTGCTGTTTCCCTAAATGCAGGATATGCTTCAAACGTAGTTGGATTGCCGGTTAGCACTTCTCCTTTTCAGGTAAAAAGAAATGCATTCTCAAACAAGGCTTTCAACATTACAGAAATCAACACCGAAGTAAAAGTTTTAGGATTGGCTAAAAACTCATACGGAGTTTTTGAAAATGCTGTTTCCCTGACTCAGGAAGATTTCGCTCCATCTATTAGCGATGCTGATTTTGGAGTAAAAGTAGAAAACGTAGAAAAAGTAACCGGAAAAGTAACTATTGCTGATGCTGAAGTTGTAGTTTCCGGAGGAAGAGGACTAAAAGGCCCTGAAAACTGGGGAATGCTTGAAGACTTGGCTGCCGTTTTAGGCGCTGCTACAGCTTGCTCTAAACCGGTTTCAGATTTAGGATGGAGACCTCACAGCGAACACGTTGGACAAACAGGAAAGCCTGTAGCAACCAACCTGTATATTGCAATTGGAATCTCCGGAGCTATTCAGCATATTGCCGGAATCAACTCTTCTAAAGTAAAAGTTGTTATCAATCAGGACCCGGATGCGCCTTTCTTCAAAGTAGCCGATTACGGTGTTGTTGGAGATGCTTTTGAAATCGTTCCGAAACTCACGGAAAAATTAAAAGAATTCAAGGCAAATAATTCGTAA
- a CDS encoding bifunctional nuclease family protein has translation MSLVKLTIKGISYSQTQNGAYALILNEVDGERKLPIVIGAFEAQSIAIALEKEIKPPRPLTHDLFKNFAERFDIIVKQVIIHKLVDGVFYSSIICERDKIEEIIDARTSDAIALALRFNAPIFTYKNILDKAGIFLKTNPQESDNQEQVEDVLSNPETFGMEESNEAGETYNKLSLSELHEQLETAVQNEDYEKAAKIRDEISKRES, from the coding sequence ATGAGTTTAGTAAAACTAACCATAAAAGGAATTTCATACAGCCAAACACAAAATGGCGCTTATGCGCTGATTTTAAATGAAGTGGACGGAGAGCGAAAACTGCCAATCGTAATTGGCGCTTTTGAGGCTCAATCAATTGCTATTGCTTTAGAAAAAGAGATAAAGCCGCCCAGGCCGCTAACTCATGACTTGTTTAAAAATTTCGCCGAAAGGTTCGATATTATAGTAAAGCAGGTCATTATCCATAAGCTTGTCGACGGTGTTTTTTATTCCAGTATCATCTGTGAAAGAGATAAAATAGAAGAAATCATAGATGCCAGAACATCAGATGCCATTGCTTTGGCACTACGTTTTAACGCTCCTATTTTTACCTATAAAAACATTTTAGACAAAGCCGGGATTTTCTTAAAAACAAATCCGCAGGAAAGCGACAACCAGGAACAGGTAGAAGATGTTCTTTCCAATCCGGAAACATTTGGCATGGAAGAATCTAACGAAGCTGGCGAGACCTATAACAAACTCAGCCTGTCTGAACTGCACGAACAACTGGAAACGGCTGTTCAGAATGAAGATTATGAGAAGGCAGCCAAAATTCGGGATGAAATTAGTAAAAGAGAATCTTAA